The nucleotide window TCGAGGCGAACGACGAACTGCCGACGCGCGAGCTCGTCCCCGACGAGTACGATACGGTCCAGGGGACGGTCGACGCGCTCGCGGGTCGCGAGGACGTCGACTGCATCGTCACCACCGGCGGCACGGGCGTGACACCCGACGACGTGACGATCGAAGCGATCCGGCCGCTGTTCGGGAAGGAACTCCCGGGCTTCGGCGAACTGTTTCGCGCGCGCTCGCGCGACGAGATCGGCACGCGCGTCGTCGCCACCCGCGCCACCGGCGGCGTCGTCGACGGCGTCCCCGTGTTCTGCTTGCCCGGGAGCGAGGACGCCGCCCGCCTCGGCGCGGGGATCATCACCGAGGAGGCGGCCCACCTCGCCGGGCTCGCCGGACGCACGACGAACGACGGGGCCGACGGCGATGCTGACGCGGCGGACGAAAACGACGCGGACGATTCGACCGAATAGCTACGACGGCAGTGGACAGAGGCTCGCGGTGAGCACCGCCCGCTCCTCGCCCTCGTTGCGCGCGCCGTGGACCGCGCCGCGCTCGTTCGCGACGATGCTCGGTGCGGTGACGGATTCTTCTTTGTCGTCGCGGGTCACGATGACACTGCCCTCCAGGACGTGGAAGACGTTGGTCGCCCCCTCGTGTTCGTGCGGTTCGATCTCCGCGTCGGGACCGAGCGCGAACGCCTTTACGAGAACGTCGTCGCTCGCGTGGAGCTCTTCGGTCAGCACCTCGCCCGCATCGGGATCGAGATCGGGATAGCTGTCGAGCACGGTCGTTCGGCGGGCGCGAGAGGCCTATCCCTTTCGGCGCTGCCGGAGGCCGGGAGGTTAACCGCCTGCCGGTGCACCGCTCCACATGGAGTACGTTACCGTTCAGGGCACGGAGATCCCGGCGCTCGGGATCGGCACGTGGCGGATGGAGGGGCCGACCTGCCGGCGTGCCGTGGCGACGGCGCTCGAACTGGGCTATCGCCACGTCGACACCGCCCAGGCCTACGGCAACGAGCGCCAGGTCGGTGCTGCCATCGCCGAATCCGGCGTCGATCGTGACGAACTGTTCCTGACGACGAAGCTCGGCTCGTCGAACCGCGATCACGACTCCGTCGTAGAGTCGACCCGTGCGAGCCTCCGGAAGCTCGAAACCGACTACGTGGATCTGCTGCTGATCCACCAGCCGAACACCCGGACGCCGCTCGAAGAGACCATCGGCGCGATGGACGAACTCGTCGACGACGGGCTCGTCGAGCATATCGGCGTCTCGAACTTCGGCCTCTCGCGCCTCCACGCCGCCCGCGAACACGCCAGCGCGCCGATCCTCACCGATCAGGTGCAGTACCACCCCTTCTGGGATCAGTCGACGCTGGTCGATTACTGCCAGATCAACGATCTCATGCTGACGGCTTACAGCCCGCTGGCCCACGGCGGCGCGGTGAGCGACGACCTCCTCGCGGAGATCGGTGCGCGCTACGACAAGACGCCCGCACAGGTCGCGCTCCGCTGGCTGGTCCAACAGGACAACGTCTCGACGGTCCCGAAATCGACGAGTCCCGCGCATCTCGAAGCCAACCTCCAGGTGTTCGATTTCGAACTCACTGACGAGGAAATGAGTGCCGTCCGGCGACCATCCATCTCGCGCACCGCGTCGAGTTTCCTCCGCGCACGACTGCCGTTCTAAAAGCGCCGATGGACGATTTGAGGCAACTC belongs to Halococcus qingdaonensis and includes:
- a CDS encoding aldo/keto reductase; translated protein: MEYVTVQGTEIPALGIGTWRMEGPTCRRAVATALELGYRHVDTAQAYGNERQVGAAIAESGVDRDELFLTTKLGSSNRDHDSVVESTRASLRKLETDYVDLLLIHQPNTRTPLEETIGAMDELVDDGLVEHIGVSNFGLSRLHAAREHASAPILTDQVQYHPFWDQSTLVDYCQINDLMLTAYSPLAHGGAVSDDLLAEIGARYDKTPAQVALRWLVQQDNVSTVPKSTSPAHLEANLQVFDFELTDEEMSAVRRPSISRTASSFLRARLPF
- a CDS encoding cupin domain-containing protein, with the protein product MLDSYPDLDPDAGEVLTEELHASDDVLVKAFALGPDAEIEPHEHEGATNVFHVLEGSVIVTRDDKEESVTAPSIVANERGAVHGARNEGEERAVLTASLCPLPS
- a CDS encoding MogA/MoaB family molybdenum cofactor biosynthesis protein translates to MADSHDADGSDGHDHHDHHDHHDHHEDEAVHAHEHDFGSVGIAVVTVSTSRTLDDDPAGDAIATAVEANDELPTRELVPDEYDTVQGTVDALAGREDVDCIVTTGGTGVTPDDVTIEAIRPLFGKELPGFGELFRARSRDEIGTRVVATRATGGVVDGVPVFCLPGSEDAARLGAGIITEEAAHLAGLAGRTTNDGADGDADAADENDADDSTE